The Desulfosporosinus acidiphilus SJ4 genome has a window encoding:
- a CDS encoding putative holin-like toxin: MSVYQTISLMIAFATLVVLILKTKQK; the protein is encoded by the coding sequence ATGAGTGTGTATCAAACAATTTCACTAATGATTGCATTCGCGACGTTAGTCGTTTTGATACTTAAGACAAAACAAAAGTAG
- a CDS encoding helix-turn-helix transcriptional regulator — translation MEDRLLTKEEVCEWLNISRATLDRWRNQGLPYLKTGKLVRFNRGKVQEWLNQQTHNQK, via the coding sequence ATGGAAGATAGATTACTCACGAAGGAAGAGGTTTGTGAGTGGCTTAATATCAGCCGAGCCACACTCGATAGATGGCGCAATCAGGGTTTGCCCTATTTAAAGACTGGGAAACTTGTTAGGTTCAACAGAGGTAAAGTTCAAGAGTGGCTTAATCAGCAGACTCACAACCAAAAATGA
- a CDS encoding helix-turn-helix domain-containing protein translates to MKNETKWEDLPIMLSPIQAGKILRLNPEMVRTLAKAKAIPAIRPTSKFLIPRDALKEWIEKNSQVVE, encoded by the coding sequence ATGAAAAACGAAACAAAATGGGAAGATCTACCGATTATGCTCAGCCCTATACAAGCGGGGAAAATTCTTCGACTTAACCCTGAAATGGTCCGAACGTTGGCCAAGGCGAAGGCTATTCCTGCCATCCGTCCAACGTCTAAGTTTCTGATTCCACGCGACGCTTTGAAAGAATGGATCGAAAAAAATTCACAGGTAGTGGAGTAA